The Synechocystis sp. PCC 7509 genome includes a window with the following:
- the nusA gene encoding transcription termination factor NusA: MSMVSIPGLKDLIENISREQNLPKHSVQEALREALIKGYERYRRAQNFDKRIFDEEYFDNFEVELDVEYGGFRVLATKTIADVVGEPDHQIALSDVQEFEADAQIGNEVILDVTPDKQEFGRMAAMQTKQVLAQKLRDRQRQMIQEEFQDLEGAVLQARVLRFERQSVIMSVNSGFGQPEVEAELPKREQLPNDNYRANATFKVFLKKVSTGQQRGPQLMVSRADAGLVVYLFDNEVPEIEDEVVRIVAVAREANPPSRYVGPRTKIAVDTLERDVDPVGACIGARGSRIQVVVNELRGEKIDVIRWSPDPSTYISNALSPARVDEVRLMNTDNRQTHVLVAEDQLSLAIGKEGQNVRLAARLTGWKIDIKDRDKYDREAEDAKFAQLAAQYQAQAEQEEEYDEDEEQEYLQIEEIEPTDIPV; the protein is encoded by the coding sequence ATGTCAATGGTTAGCATTCCCGGACTCAAAGACTTGATTGAAAATATCAGTCGAGAACAAAACTTACCCAAGCATTCTGTCCAAGAAGCTTTAAGAGAAGCTTTAATTAAAGGTTACGAGCGCTATCGCCGCGCCCAAAACTTTGATAAACGTATTTTTGATGAAGAATACTTTGACAACTTTGAAGTAGAACTTGATGTTGAGTACGGCGGCTTCCGGGTGCTGGCAACTAAAACCATCGCCGATGTAGTTGGCGAGCCAGACCACCAAATCGCTTTAAGTGACGTACAGGAATTTGAAGCAGATGCGCAAATTGGCAATGAAGTCATCTTAGACGTAACCCCAGACAAACAAGAATTTGGGCGCATGGCGGCGATGCAAACTAAACAAGTATTAGCCCAAAAATTGCGCGATCGCCAGCGCCAGATGATTCAAGAGGAATTTCAAGACCTCGAAGGCGCGGTACTCCAAGCAAGAGTGCTACGTTTTGAACGCCAATCGGTAATTATGTCCGTCAATAGCGGTTTTGGTCAGCCAGAAGTTGAAGCAGAATTACCCAAGCGTGAACAACTCCCCAACGACAACTATCGCGCCAATGCTACGTTTAAAGTCTTCCTCAAAAAAGTTAGCACCGGTCAGCAAAGAGGCCCGCAACTAATGGTTTCTCGTGCTGATGCGGGCTTAGTTGTCTATCTTTTTGATAACGAAGTCCCAGAAATAGAAGATGAAGTAGTCCGCATTGTGGCAGTAGCAAGAGAAGCCAATCCCCCATCGCGCTACGTTGGACCCCGCACTAAAATTGCTGTCGATACTCTAGAGCGCGATGTCGACCCTGTAGGCGCGTGTATTGGTGCTAGGGGATCGCGAATTCAAGTAGTAGTCAATGAATTACGCGGGGAAAAAATCGATGTGATTCGTTGGTCGCCCGATCCTTCTACTTATATTTCTAACGCCCTTAGCCCCGCCAGAGTCGATGAAGTACGTTTGATGAATACCGATAACCGTCAAACCCACGTCTTAGTCGCTGAAGATCAACTCAGTTTAGCGATCGGCAAAGAAGGGCAAAATGTCCGTCTAGCAGCCCGATTAACAGGTTGGAAAATTGATATTAAAGACCGCGACAAATACGATCGCGAAGCTGAAGACGCTAAATTTGCCCAACTTGCCGCCCAATACCAAGCCCAA
- the rimP gene encoding ribosome maturation factor RimP has translation MAHPLIPQIIELATPVAEQLQLEVVGVVFHTNQNPPVLRIDIRNPQQDTGLNDCERMSRAIEATLDQTNIIPDAYVLEISSPGISRELKGDREFISFKGFAVIVSATSPHKGQQEWSGQLIRRDDTTLYLNIKGREVEIPRSLVAKVQLNERH, from the coding sequence ATGGCTCACCCCTTAATTCCCCAAATTATCGAATTGGCGACACCAGTAGCAGAACAATTGCAACTGGAAGTAGTTGGAGTGGTTTTTCATACTAATCAAAACCCGCCCGTACTAAGAATTGATATTCGCAATCCCCAGCAAGACACCGGGTTAAACGACTGCGAACGGATGAGTCGGGCAATAGAGGCAACTTTAGACCAAACAAATATTATTCCTGATGCCTATGTATTAGAAATATCTAGCCCTGGGATTTCCAGAGAATTAAAGGGCGATCGCGAATTTATATCATTTAAAGGGTTTGCTGTTATTGTTAGCGCCACAAGTCCCCACAAAGGACAACAAGAGTGGTCAGGGCAATTAATTCGCCGCGACGATACCACACTTTACCTAAATATCAAAGGTCGAGAAGTCGAAATTCCCCGCTCTTTAGTCGCCAAAGTACAACTAAACGAGCGGCATTAA
- a CDS encoding ABC transporter permease — translation MSRSKSLQYYILVRLMLVPLMLLTITTVVFLLLRATPGDPVDAVLGVRAPESVKQEYRQRLGLLDPLWLQYVRYLGSLLRLDLGTSITSQGEVVWDTIKQYFPATVELAVFSMATALIVGITVGAISASRPNSWLDVGGRLFGIITYALPLFWVGMLVQLVFSVQLGWFPLGSRFPASAATPVGFTGLYTVDSLVNGDLGSFFTALYYLCLPSLTLGVLLSGIFERIVRVNLKQTLRADYVEAARARGISERQILIAHALKNALIPVVTILGLTFASLLGGAVLTEVTFSWPGLANRLYEAISLRDYPTVQGILVFFATIVVLASIAIDILNAYIDPRIRY, via the coding sequence ATGTCAAGATCCAAATCCCTGCAATACTACATCCTCGTCCGCCTGATGTTAGTACCGCTCATGCTGCTAACAATTACCACTGTAGTATTTTTACTTTTGCGTGCGACCCCTGGCGATCCCGTGGATGCGGTGTTAGGAGTCCGCGCCCCTGAAAGCGTCAAACAAGAGTACCGCCAGCGACTGGGGCTACTAGACCCCCTGTGGCTGCAATACGTGCGTTATCTAGGTAGCCTGCTGCGCTTAGATTTAGGAACTTCGATTACCAGCCAAGGCGAAGTAGTTTGGGACACCATTAAACAATATTTCCCAGCGACGGTAGAACTAGCAGTTTTTAGTATGGCAACAGCTTTAATCGTAGGAATTACCGTAGGCGCAATCTCCGCTTCTCGTCCCAATTCTTGGTTAGATGTGGGGGGGCGATTGTTTGGCATTATTACTTACGCCCTACCTTTATTTTGGGTAGGAATGCTCGTACAATTAGTCTTTTCCGTACAGCTAGGCTGGTTTCCTTTAGGTTCGCGCTTTCCCGCCTCTGCGGCTACTCCCGTAGGTTTTACCGGACTTTATACCGTTGATAGTTTAGTCAATGGCGACTTAGGCAGTTTTTTTACAGCATTGTACTATTTATGTTTGCCTAGCTTGACCTTGGGCGTACTATTAAGCGGCATTTTTGAGCGGATTGTGCGCGTCAATCTCAAGCAAACCCTCCGCGCAGATTATGTAGAAGCAGCAAGAGCTAGAGGCATTTCCGAGCGGCAAATTTTAATAGCTCACGCCTTAAAAAATGCCTTAATTCCCGTAGTGACAATTTTGGGCTTAACCTTTGCATCTTTATTAGGGGGAGCGGTGCTTACAGAAGTAACCTTTTCGTGGCCGGGGTTAGCAAATCGACTTTACGAAGCGATTTCCTTGCGAGATTATCCTACAGTACAGGGAATATTAGTATTTTTTGCCACTATAGTAGTCCTAGCCAGTATTGCGATCGATATTCTTAATGCTTATATCGATCCCCGGATTCGTTACTAA
- a CDS encoding ABC transporter substrate-binding protein → MIDLPLSVKKWISIVKVLGLASICCLLVVSCNGRPNTSQTTAPSAANNNRLSVGTTLKPRTLDPADNYELAGNNVMTSLSDRLYTYKLGTSDLEPQLATALPTISADGLTYVIPLRQGVIFHDDTRFNAEAMAFSLNRFIGNGGKPASLLSDVVQSVTASAEYELTIKLKTAFAAFPSLLAFPGMCAVSPKAYELGVGKFKPGTFVGTGPYKLVQFSPQLVKMDAFPKYWGAKPPNTGIDFQILSSSANLYNTFIKGGVDIAYLAFSPDQVESLKQQANQKGWQALEEKSNVVTHMMLNVKQKPLDNLVVRQAIAAMIDRSLITDRVYRKQAEALYSMIPSTFDSYQPIFQTKYGDGNIAKAKELLAQAGYNASNPLKLEVFYPATSLTREQIASTLREYASQKLAGIVEIQPQAAESTAFFGNIGKGLYQIALLDWYPDFGDPDNYIQPFLGCTKGSEAGGCSEGASQSQGSFYYSDRMNKLIAQQRQEQNPEARQKIFTEIQELVATDVPVVPLVQTKDYAFAQQGLQGLQIDPILKLPLWQMSKG, encoded by the coding sequence ATGATCGATCTGCCTTTGTCTGTTAAAAAATGGATATCTATAGTCAAAGTTTTAGGTTTAGCGTCTATATGCTGTTTGCTTGTAGTTAGTTGTAATGGTCGCCCAAATACAAGTCAAACTACCGCTCCCAGCGCTGCAAATAACAATCGTTTGAGCGTGGGAACAACTTTAAAACCGCGCACTCTCGATCCGGCGGATAATTACGAACTTGCGGGTAATAACGTGATGACAAGTTTGAGCGATCGCCTTTACACTTACAAGCTAGGTACAAGCGATCTCGAACCCCAACTAGCCACAGCTTTACCCACAATTAGCGCCGATGGATTAACTTATGTAATTCCCCTGCGTCAAGGGGTTATTTTCCACGACGACACGCGGTTTAATGCCGAAGCAATGGCATTTTCGTTAAATCGATTTATTGGTAATGGCGGCAAACCTGCTTCGTTGTTATCTGATGTAGTGCAATCGGTTACAGCATCGGCGGAGTACGAACTAACAATCAAACTCAAAACAGCTTTTGCAGCTTTTCCTTCCCTACTCGCTTTTCCAGGAATGTGCGCCGTTTCTCCCAAGGCTTACGAACTAGGCGTAGGTAAGTTTAAACCCGGTACTTTTGTCGGTACTGGTCCTTACAAATTAGTACAATTTTCGCCGCAATTAGTCAAAATGGATGCTTTTCCTAAGTATTGGGGAGCAAAACCACCCAATACAGGCATTGACTTTCAAATTCTTAGTAGTTCAGCTAACTTGTACAATACTTTTATCAAAGGTGGGGTAGATATTGCTTACCTAGCCTTTAGTCCCGATCAAGTTGAAAGTCTTAAACAACAAGCAAATCAAAAGGGATGGCAAGCTTTAGAAGAAAAAAGCAACGTTGTCACCCACATGATGCTCAATGTCAAACAAAAACCTTTAGATAATTTAGTAGTTAGACAAGCAATAGCTGCCATGATTGACCGATCGCTAATTACCGATCGCGTGTACAGAAAGCAAGCAGAAGCGCTGTACAGTATGATTCCTAGTACCTTTGACAGCTACCAGCCAATTTTTCAAACTAAATACGGCGATGGCAACATCGCTAAAGCCAAAGAACTTTTAGCTCAAGCCGGATACAACGCCAGCAATCCGCTAAAGCTAGAAGTATTTTATCCGGCGACTTCTTTAACTAGAGAACAAATTGCCAGTACGTTGAGAGAATACGCCAGCCAAAAATTAGCCGGGATAGTTGAAATTCAACCACAAGCAGCAGAATCAACGGCATTTTTCGGCAATATCGGTAAAGGACTGTATCAAATAGCTTTATTAGATTGGTATCCCGATTTTGGCGATCCCGATAATTATATTCAACCCTTTTTAGGTTGCACCAAAGGTAGCGAAGCTGGTGGTTGCAGCGAAGGCGCAAGTCAAAGTCAAGGATCGTTTTATTATAGCGATCGCATGAACAAACTTATCGCCCAACAGCGCCAAGAACAAAACCCCGAAGCTAGACAAAAAATCTTTACTGAAATTCAAGAATTAGTCGCCACCGATGTCCCCGTCGTTCCCTTAGTACAAACGAAAGACTACGCTTTTGCTCAACAAGGATTGCAAGGCTTGCAAATAGACCCGATTTTAAAGCTTCCCCTCTGGCAAATGAGCAAAGGTTAA
- a CDS encoding sulfate/molybdate ABC transporter ATP-binding protein, producing the protein MGIVVENVSKKFGNFQAVDGVSLEIESGSLVALLGPSGSGKSTLLRLIAGLEMPDRGKIWLTGKDATDQSVQERNIGFVFQHYALFKHLSVRQNIAFGLDIRKTSKAKSKMRVNELLELVQLAGLGDRYPSQLSGGQRQRVALARALAVQPQVLLLDEPFGALDAKVRKDLRAWLRRLHDEVNVTTVFVTHDQEEAMEVADEIVVMNKGSIEQVGNPAQIYDHPATAFVMSFIGPVNVLPSNSRMFQGNGFNSASPEVFLRPQDVIVEREPNGTTVPARISRLIHLGWEIQVELTLDDGQVVTAHLSRERFDELHLEPEQRVYVKPKDAKSFPLYYSI; encoded by the coding sequence GTGGGCATAGTTGTTGAAAACGTATCCAAAAAGTTTGGCAATTTCCAAGCTGTTGATGGAGTGAGCCTAGAAATTGAAAGTGGTTCTTTAGTTGCTTTATTAGGACCATCGGGATCGGGAAAATCTACCTTACTGCGGCTGATTGCGGGGCTAGAAATGCCCGATCGCGGCAAAATTTGGCTGACAGGTAAAGACGCGACAGATCAAAGCGTCCAAGAACGCAATATTGGCTTTGTATTTCAGCATTACGCTTTGTTCAAACATTTGTCAGTGCGTCAAAATATCGCTTTTGGCTTGGATATTCGCAAGACAAGCAAAGCAAAAAGCAAAATGCGGGTGAATGAATTACTAGAATTAGTCCAATTAGCAGGACTTGGCGATCGCTATCCATCGCAATTATCCGGCGGTCAAAGGCAGCGAGTAGCCTTAGCTAGAGCCTTAGCCGTCCAACCCCAGGTATTACTTTTAGACGAGCCTTTTGGCGCTCTTGATGCCAAAGTCCGTAAGGATTTAAGAGCTTGGCTGCGGCGGTTGCATGATGAGGTTAACGTAACTACAGTATTTGTTACCCATGACCAAGAAGAAGCGATGGAGGTAGCCGACGAAATTGTGGTTATGAATAAAGGCAGTATCGAACAAGTAGGAAACCCCGCCCAAATTTACGACCATCCAGCTACAGCGTTTGTAATGAGTTTTATCGGCCCGGTGAATGTATTGCCTAGTAACTCTAGAATGTTTCAAGGTAACGGGTTTAACTCCGCCTCTCCAGAAGTCTTTTTGCGCCCTCAAGATGTAATTGTCGAAAGAGAACCTAACGGTACTACTGTCCCCGCCAGAATTAGTCGGCTGATTCATTTAGGCTGGGAAATTCAGGTAGAACTAACTTTAGATGACGGTCAAGTAGTCACTGCTCACCTTAGCCGCGAACGGTTTGACGAACTGCACCTAGAACCAGAACAGCGAGTTTACGTCAAGCCCAAAGATGCTAAATCATTTCCGTTGTACTATTCAATTTAA
- the chlP gene encoding geranylgeranyl reductase codes for MTLRVAVVGSGPAGSSAAETLAKAGIETFLFERKLDNAKPCGGAIPLCMVSEFDLPPHIIDRRVRKMKMISPSNREVDINLVNEDEYIGMCRREVLDGFMRDRAASLGAKLINATVHKLDIPTNNNDPYTIHYIDHNEGGSQGVAKTLKVDVIIGADGANSRIAKEIDAGDYNYAIAFQERIRLPQAQMDYYNDLAEMYVGDDVSTDFYAWVFPKYDHVAVGTGTMQVHKASIKQLQAGIRARAAKKLVGGEIIKVEAHPIPEHPRPRRVVGRVALVGDAAGYVTKSSGEGIYFAAKSGRMCAETIIEVSNSGAKIPTENDLKLYLKRWDRKYGLTYKVLDILQSVFYRTDATREAFVEMCADMDVQKLTFDSYLYKTVVPANPFTQLKITAKTLGSLIRGNALAP; via the coding sequence TTGACTTTACGAGTTGCGGTGGTTGGCTCTGGCCCAGCAGGTTCCTCTGCTGCGGAAACACTGGCGAAAGCAGGAATTGAGACTTTTTTGTTTGAACGCAAGCTAGACAACGCCAAGCCTTGCGGCGGGGCAATTCCTTTATGTATGGTTAGCGAGTTTGATTTGCCACCACATATCATTGACCGCCGGGTGCGGAAAATGAAAATGATTTCCCCTTCAAACCGCGAAGTAGATATTAATTTAGTTAATGAAGACGAATATATTGGTATGTGCCGCCGCGAGGTACTAGACGGCTTTATGCGCGATCGCGCGGCGAGCTTGGGGGCAAAATTAATTAATGCCACCGTACATAAACTTGATATTCCCACTAATAATAACGATCCTTATACCATCCACTACATAGACCACAACGAAGGTGGTTCGCAAGGGGTAGCTAAAACTTTAAAGGTAGATGTAATTATTGGCGCAGATGGTGCTAATTCACGGATTGCTAAAGAAATTGACGCGGGAGATTATAACTATGCGATCGCTTTTCAAGAGCGCATCCGTTTACCTCAAGCGCAAATGGACTACTACAACGATCTTGCAGAAATGTATGTAGGCGATGATGTTTCTACCGATTTCTACGCTTGGGTGTTCCCCAAATACGACCACGTAGCCGTAGGTACGGGAACTATGCAGGTACACAAAGCTAGTATCAAGCAATTGCAAGCTGGTATCCGCGCTCGTGCGGCTAAAAAATTAGTCGGCGGCGAAATTATCAAAGTAGAAGCTCACCCCATCCCCGAACATCCCAGACCCCGCCGGGTAGTTGGTAGAGTTGCTTTAGTCGGCGATGCGGCGGGTTATGTTACTAAGTCTTCGGGGGAAGGGATTTATTTTGCAGCTAAATCCGGGCGGATGTGTGCCGAAACCATTATTGAAGTTTCCAATAGTGGCGCAAAAATTCCTACCGAAAACGATCTTAAGCTTTACCTCAAGCGCTGGGATAGAAAGTATGGCTTGACTTACAAAGTTTTGGATATTCTGCAATCAGTGTTTTATCGTACCGATGCTACCCGCGAGGCATTTGTTGAAATGTGTGCGGATATGGACGTACAAAAGCTAACGTTTGATAGTTACCTGTACAAAACTGTAGTTCCAGCTAATCCTTTTACTCAACTCAAAATTACTGCTAAAACTCTTGGTAGTTTGATTCGCGGTAATGCTCTTGCTCCTTAA
- a CDS encoding type II toxin-antitoxin system Phd/YefM family antitoxin, whose amino-acid sequence MLNVTVDEIQSDPLKYIRQVEAGETLVIVENDQAIAELKPIISNKLLPQARAAQQMMEIELPPITSGKQLRPYGLCAGEFTVPDDFDAPLPEDLLSAFEGK is encoded by the coding sequence ATGTTGAACGTTACTGTTGATGAAATACAAAGCGACCCGTTGAAATATATACGTCAAGTAGAGGCAGGTGAAACTTTAGTTATTGTTGAAAATGATCAAGCGATCGCAGAACTTAAACCTATTATTAGCAATAAACTATTGCCGCAGGCACGAGCTGCGCAACAAATGATGGAAATAGAACTGCCACCTATTACTAGCGGTAAACAATTACGACCCTATGGTTTATGTGCGGGCGAGTTTACCGTTCCAGATGACTTTGACGCTCCTTTACCAGAGGATCTGCTCAGTGCATTTGAGGGCAAATGA
- a CDS encoding type II toxin-antitoxin system VapC family toxin, producing the protein MRILLDTHIFLWFISGSTQLSKDVRDAIRDPGNEVYLSAISVWEAIVKYQLGKLPLPAHPETYLPKQRDLHQIASLELDESSAIQLATLPPLHRDPFDRMLICQALQNGLTIATVDAAIRAYSVSII; encoded by the coding sequence ATGAGGATTTTGTTAGATACTCATATCTTTTTGTGGTTCATCAGTGGTAGTACCCAATTATCAAAAGATGTTCGAGATGCCATTCGCGATCCAGGGAACGAGGTTTATCTGAGTGCAATTTCAGTTTGGGAAGCAATTGTCAAGTATCAGTTAGGCAAGTTACCTCTGCCAGCGCATCCCGAAACGTACTTACCCAAACAGCGCGATCTTCATCAAATTGCTAGTCTTGAGCTTGACGAAAGTAGTGCGATTCAACTAGCTACACTGCCACCATTACATCGCGATCCATTTGACAGAATGCTTATTTGTCAAGCTTTACAAAATGGTTTGACAATTGCGACAGTAGATGCAGCAATTCGTGCTTACTCAGTCAGCATCATATAA
- a CDS encoding helix-turn-helix transcriptional regulator: MKEYDFTLKFNLQDPQADADDYIERLYAGGCDDALIGVGLKGFISLNFIREASSAHEAISSAIHDVKSVIPSTILIEASPDFVGLTDAAKIVGCSRQNMRNLIVNSDGQSPLPVYGGTPSIWHLGEILRWLRVVKMYSIDDSLLEVAETTMNLNIARSYQKIAPSIQENIKSLVC, from the coding sequence ATGAAAGAGTATGATTTTACCCTAAAGTTTAATCTTCAAGATCCCCAAGCCGATGCTGATGATTATATTGAGAGACTATATGCAGGCGGCTGTGATGATGCCTTAATTGGAGTTGGATTGAAAGGATTTATCTCGCTAAATTTTATTCGTGAAGCATCATCAGCCCATGAAGCTATTTCTAGCGCTATTCATGATGTGAAATCAGTGATTCCATCAACTATTTTGATTGAAGCATCACCAGATTTTGTTGGTTTGACAGATGCAGCTAAAATTGTTGGCTGCTCAAGGCAAAATATGAGAAATTTGATTGTGAACAGCGACGGGCAATCCCCGCTTCCTGTCTATGGAGGTACACCTTCGATTTGGCACCTAGGGGAAATTTTACGTTGGTTGCGCGTAGTCAAAATGTACTCAATTGATGACTCGTTATTAGAGGTTGCTGAAACCACTATGAATCTTAACATTGCTAGAAGTTATCAAAAAATCGCTCCTTCTATCCAGGAAAATATTAAGTCTCTAGTTTGTTAA
- a CDS encoding M16 family metallopeptidase, with protein sequence MKITIKWTVAVVSMLLVVLLGLPSMAATAQHYDELKFAPLPEIKLPKYERFVLDNGIVVYLLEDRELPLVGGTALIRTGDRFESADKIGLAGLTGTVMRTGGTTNHSPDELNQLLEQRAASVETGINTTSGSASFSALSEDLPTVFELFSEVLKTPVFDQQQLELAKTQVKGGIARRNDDPEDIAGREFQKLLYGDTSPYARTVEYATIDNISRDDLIGFYQKYFHPNNMILGIVGDFNSAQMRSLIQKNLGDWQANPKLVKPTLPTVSQAKTGGVFVVNQPQLTQSYVQIGHLGGKLDSPDYAALDVLSGVLNGFGGRLFNSVRSRQGLAYTVYGVWSPKYDYPGTFLAGGQTRSDATVPFIKAIGAEIASLKSKLVTPAELAYAKDSTLNSFVFNFEDPAQTLSRLMRYEYYGYPADFIFRYQRGVEATTAADVQRVAKTYLKPENLVTLVVGNTTAIQPPLNELATQVTPIDVTIPGAKPVVMK encoded by the coding sequence ATGAAAATAACTATTAAATGGACAGTAGCAGTAGTTTCAATGCTGCTAGTTGTATTGCTGGGTTTGCCTAGTATGGCAGCCACAGCTCAACATTACGACGAGTTGAAGTTTGCACCCTTACCAGAAATAAAATTGCCCAAGTACGAGCGATTTGTCCTAGATAATGGCATAGTTGTGTACTTGTTAGAAGATCGAGAATTGCCTTTAGTCGGCGGTACGGCATTAATTCGCACAGGCGATCGCTTTGAAAGTGCTGATAAGATAGGTTTAGCAGGGCTTACGGGTACAGTAATGCGTACTGGCGGGACTACAAACCATTCCCCCGACGAACTCAATCAGTTATTAGAACAACGGGCTGCTAGTGTAGAAACGGGTATTAATACAACGTCTGGTAGTGCAAGCTTTAGTGCTTTAAGTGAAGATTTGCCCACAGTATTTGAGTTATTTAGCGAGGTATTAAAAACTCCGGTTTTTGACCAGCAACAGCTAGAATTAGCCAAAACTCAGGTAAAAGGTGGGATTGCAAGGCGTAATGACGATCCCGAAGATATTGCAGGGCGAGAGTTTCAAAAGCTGCTCTATGGCGATACGAGTCCTTATGCCCGTACAGTTGAATATGCAACTATCGATAATATTTCCCGCGATGATTTAATTGGGTTTTATCAAAAATATTTTCACCCCAATAATATGATTTTGGGGATTGTAGGCGACTTTAATTCGGCGCAAATGCGATCGCTTATTCAAAAAAACTTGGGAGATTGGCAAGCTAACCCCAAGCTAGTTAAGCCCACTTTACCAACAGTTTCTCAAGCAAAAACCGGCGGTGTTTTTGTCGTCAATCAACCGCAACTTACCCAAAGTTACGTGCAAATTGGTCACTTAGGCGGAAAATTAGATAGCCCAGATTATGCAGCCTTAGATGTGCTAAGTGGAGTATTAAACGGTTTTGGCGGACGATTGTTTAATTCCGTGCGATCGCGCCAAGGACTTGCTTATACTGTTTACGGTGTCTGGAGTCCTAAGTACGACTATCCCGGAACTTTCCTTGCTGGCGGACAAACTCGTTCTGATGCTACCGTACCTTTTATTAAAGCGATCGGCGCAGAAATTGCCAGCTTAAAATCTAAACTTGTCACCCCGGCGGAACTTGCTTATGCAAAGGATTCAACTTTAAACTCTTTTGTATTTAATTTTGAAGATCCAGCCCAAACATTATCGCGCCTGATGCGTTATGAATATTATGGCTATCCGGCAGATTTTATCTTTCGCTACCAGCGCGGCGTAGAAGCAACAACGGCGGCGGATGTCCAAAGAGTAGCTAAAACCTATCTCAAGCCCGAAAATCTGGTGACATTAGTTGTAGGCAATACTACCGCAATTCAACCGCCTTTAAATGAACTAGCAACCCAAGTAACGCCGATAGATGTGACTATTCCGGGCGCAAAACCTGTAGTCATGAAATAG